From the genome of Spirosomataceae bacterium TFI 002, one region includes:
- a CDS encoding lipopolysaccharide export system permease protein yields MKQIDKLVLKNFIGPFVLTTLVVVFIFLMRFLMMYFEDFVGKDIGLAVFSKLLLFFSLITVPVALPLSTLLAALVSFGNLGEHTELTAMKSAGIPLSRIILSTFVFCVLVSLFSFVYNNKVTPWANLKGYSMLWDIKVTKVTLNIENGIFYREIPGYSIKVKDKDPKTNLLTGVTVYNHSNRDGNTNVTLADSGRMYTIYNDSYLVFELFNGYNYAEQKNAGGSFNDTPLVINKFKKNRMVFSLESFGMKRTDENQFKYHEYMKDISELNAQIDSTKKEIANSTKTQLKAVKNLSNYQFKPAASFRRTVDTTNASKEDTLLEILPGKWVDEKVADLTGAYRMQEIDATLKSNIQSFRNQLNTNYSVLSSKKKEMRRAEIEKWHKYTYAFACLVMFVIGACLGAIIKKGGFGMPVVVAVSFFIFYYVLMQLGDKYAREGLIPILTGVWFPNFVLTCIAVFLIIKATKDSQLFNIRSDNKWLQLVITFLKNKKLIKATVS; encoded by the coding sequence ATGAAGCAGATAGATAAGCTTGTACTAAAAAATTTCATTGGCCCTTTTGTGTTAACCACATTAGTTGTGGTTTTTATATTCCTCATGAGGTTCTTAATGATGTACTTCGAGGACTTCGTTGGTAAAGATATTGGCTTAGCCGTTTTCTCCAAACTTCTCCTTTTCTTTAGCTTAATCACTGTTCCTGTTGCACTTCCACTTTCTACATTACTAGCAGCATTGGTTAGTTTTGGGAATTTAGGAGAGCATACGGAACTAACGGCAATGAAGTCTGCTGGTATTCCGTTATCGAGAATTATACTTTCTACTTTTGTTTTTTGCGTTTTAGTTTCCCTTTTCTCATTTGTTTATAATAACAAAGTAACTCCCTGGGCTAACCTGAAAGGATATTCTATGCTTTGGGACATCAAAGTCACTAAAGTTACCCTTAATATTGAAAACGGTATTTTTTATAGAGAAATCCCCGGTTATAGTATAAAAGTAAAGGACAAAGACCCTAAAACCAATCTTCTTACTGGTGTAACAGTCTACAATCATTCCAATCGGGATGGCAATACCAATGTAACTTTGGCAGATTCGGGTAGAATGTACACCATCTACAATGACAGCTATTTGGTTTTTGAATTGTTCAATGGTTACAATTATGCCGAGCAAAAAAATGCAGGAGGCAGTTTCAATGATACCCCATTGGTCATTAATAAGTTTAAGAAAAATAGGATGGTTTTCTCATTGGAAAGTTTTGGTATGAAACGAACTGACGAAAATCAATTCAAATACCACGAGTATATGAAAGATATTAGCGAATTAAATGCCCAGATTGATAGTACGAAAAAGGAGATAGCAAATTCAACCAAAACCCAGCTTAAGGCGGTTAAAAACTTGAGCAATTATCAATTTAAACCAGCTGCTTCTTTTCGTAGAACCGTTGATACTACTAATGCTTCAAAAGAAGATACTTTACTGGAAATATTGCCAGGAAAATGGGTAGATGAAAAAGTAGCTGATTTAACTGGAGCGTATAGAATGCAAGAGATAGATGCTACTTTAAAATCGAATATTCAAAGTTTCAGAAATCAGTTAAATACGAACTATAGTGTACTTTCTTCAAAAAAGAAGGAGATGAGAAGGGCTGAAATTGAAAAATGGCATAAGTACACATATGCATTTGCGTGTTTAGTTATGTTCGTTATTGGTGCTTGCCTTGGGGCTATTATCAAGAAAGGTGGTTTCGGAATGCCAGTTGTTGTTGCAGTTAGCTTTTTTATATTTTACTACGTTCTCATGCAATTAGGAGACAAATACGCAAGAGAAGGCCTTATCCCAATCTTAACAGGAGTATGGTTTCCCAATTTCGTATTGACCTGTATAGCAGTGTTTTTAATTATAAAAGCGACCAAAGACTCCCAGTTATTTAACATCCGAAGTGACAATAAATGGTTACAGCTCGTTATTACTTTCCTCAAAAATAAAAAACTCATCAAAGCTACGGTATCATAA
- a CDS encoding SSU ribosomal protein S15P yields the protein MYLTSEKKQEIFQAKGQQKKATDTGSAESQIALFSFRIAHLTEHLKKNKHDYSTQLGLLKLVGKRRRLLDYLIKKDINRYRAIIAELGIRK from the coding sequence ATGTATTTAACTTCGGAGAAGAAACAAGAAATCTTCCAAGCCAAAGGTCAACAGAAAAAAGCTACTGATACAGGTTCAGCAGAATCTCAAATCGCCCTTTTTTCTTTCAGAATCGCTCATTTGACAGAGCACTTGAAAAAAAACAAGCATGATTACTCAACACAATTGGGTCTTCTAAAGCTAGTTGGTAAGCGTCGTAGACTACTTGATTATCTTATTAAAAAAGATATCAATCGTTACAGAGCTATCATTGCTGAATTAGGAATTCGCAAGTAA
- a CDS encoding polyribonucleotide nucleotidyltransferase gives MFNVHSQTIQMPDGPAITLETGKLARQADGAVVLTCGKLKLLATVVARKEAKEGVDFLPLSVDYQEKFASNGKIPGSFQRREGRLSDNEILICRLVDRALRPMFPSDYHADVQVMISMISADENVQPDALAALAASAALAVSDIPFNGPISEIRVAKIDGKYVLNPSVAEAANADLDLIVAATHDNILMVEGEGNEVSEIEMIEAMKIAHDGIKTQVAAQKALEAAVGSTEKQTYSHETHDLELKERVKAATYDKVYAVGAKGSANKNERKEGYAAILEEFLATIPEDDETTDKGLVNKYFGDVKYEASRRLVLDERKRLDGRQLTEIRPIECEVDYLPSAHGSALFTRGETQSLSTTTLGTKMDEQLIDQALFSGYSKFYLHYNFPGFSTGEVKPNRGASRREIGHGNLAQRSLKKVMPAEETNPYTIRIVSDILESNGSSSMATVCAGCMSLMDAGVNIKAPVSGIAMGLITDNEKFAVLSDILGDEDHLGDMDFKVTGTEKGIVACQMDIKVDGLSYEILEQALTQAKEGRLHILNIMKAAIDTPRADLKPHAPRAHTMIIDREYIGAVIGPGGKIIQEMQRETGATINIEEKDNAGHVSIFANTKESMDAALERIKNITATAEVGEVYDATVKSIQPFGAFVEFLPGKEGLLHISEISWERLPSMDNVFEIGQNIKVKLTEVDKKTGKFRLSQKVLLPRPPREERPPRKDEKSEQ, from the coding sequence ATGTTTAACGTACATTCACAGACTATCCAAATGCCGGATGGTCCAGCAATTACCCTAGAAACGGGTAAATTAGCCAGACAAGCAGATGGTGCTGTCGTACTTACTTGCGGTAAGTTAAAATTATTGGCAACTGTTGTTGCTCGTAAAGAAGCCAAAGAAGGTGTTGACTTCCTTCCACTTTCAGTAGATTATCAAGAAAAGTTTGCCTCAAATGGAAAGATTCCTGGAAGCTTTCAGAGAAGAGAAGGAAGATTATCTGATAATGAAATTCTAATATGTAGATTAGTTGACAGAGCTCTAAGACCAATGTTCCCTTCTGATTACCACGCCGATGTGCAGGTAATGATTAGTATGATATCGGCTGATGAGAATGTTCAGCCTGATGCTCTAGCAGCTTTGGCGGCATCTGCTGCTTTGGCTGTATCTGATATTCCATTCAATGGTCCAATATCAGAAATTCGCGTAGCTAAAATAGATGGAAAATATGTACTTAACCCTTCAGTTGCTGAAGCGGCTAATGCAGATTTAGATTTGATCGTTGCTGCAACGCACGACAATATCTTAATGGTAGAAGGTGAAGGAAACGAAGTTTCTGAGATTGAAATGATCGAAGCAATGAAAATTGCTCATGATGGTATCAAAACTCAAGTTGCTGCTCAAAAAGCTTTAGAAGCTGCTGTAGGTTCTACAGAAAAGCAAACTTACTCTCACGAAACTCACGATTTAGAGTTGAAAGAAAGAGTTAAAGCTGCAACATATGATAAAGTATATGCAGTAGGAGCAAAAGGATCAGCAAACAAAAACGAAAGAAAAGAAGGTTACGCGGCAATTTTGGAAGAGTTCCTTGCAACAATTCCAGAAGACGATGAAACTACAGATAAAGGTTTAGTTAATAAGTACTTCGGAGATGTTAAATATGAAGCATCTAGAAGACTTGTACTTGACGAAAGAAAGCGTCTTGACGGAAGACAACTTACTGAGATTCGCCCAATTGAGTGCGAAGTAGACTACCTTCCTTCAGCACACGGATCAGCATTATTTACAAGAGGAGAGACTCAATCGTTATCAACTACAACGTTAGGAACGAAAATGGACGAGCAATTGATCGACCAAGCTCTTTTCTCAGGATATTCTAAGTTTTACCTACACTACAACTTCCCTGGATTTAGTACTGGAGAAGTTAAGCCTAATAGAGGAGCAAGTAGAAGAGAAATTGGACACGGAAACTTGGCTCAGCGTTCTTTGAAAAAAGTAATGCCTGCTGAAGAGACAAATCCTTATACAATAAGAATTGTAAGTGATATCCTTGAATCTAACGGTTCTTCATCTATGGCAACTGTATGTGCTGGATGTATGTCCCTAATGGATGCAGGTGTAAACATTAAAGCTCCAGTTTCTGGAATTGCGATGGGCTTAATTACTGATAATGAGAAATTCGCAGTATTAAGTGATATCTTAGGAGACGAAGATCACTTAGGTGATATGGACTTTAAAGTAACAGGAACTGAAAAAGGAATCGTTGCTTGTCAAATGGACATCAAAGTAGACGGTCTTTCTTACGAAATTCTTGAGCAAGCTTTGACACAAGCCAAAGAAGGTAGATTACATATCTTGAACATCATGAAAGCGGCGATCGATACTCCTAGAGCCGACCTTAAGCCTCATGCACCTCGTGCCCACACTATGATCATTGATCGTGAGTACATTGGAGCTGTGATTGGACCTGGTGGAAAAATCATTCAAGAAATGCAGCGTGAAACTGGTGCAACCATCAATATCGAAGAGAAAGATAATGCTGGACACGTATCTATTTTTGCAAATACCAAGGAAAGCATGGATGCCGCTTTGGAAAGAATTAAGAACATCACAGCAACTGCGGAAGTAGGCGAAGTTTACGATGCTACTGTGAAGTCTATTCAGCCATTTGGTGCTTTTGTTGAGTTTTTACCTGGTAAAGAAGGTTTATTACATATTTCTGAAATCTCTTGGGAACGTTTACCTTCTATGGATAATGTTTTTGAGATTGGACAGAATATCAAAGTCAAATTAACTGAAGTAGATAAGAAAACTGGTAAATTCAGACTTTCTCAAAAAGTATTGCTTCCCCGTCCTCCTCGTGAAGAAAGACCACCACGTAAGGATGAGAAAAGCGAACAATAA
- a CDS encoding RNA polymerase primary sigma factor has product MRQLKISKQITNRESQSLDKYLQEIGKVDLLTPDEEVTLAQKIREGDQLSLERLTKANLRFVVSVAKQYQNQGLSLGDLINEGNLGLIKAAQRFDETRGFKFISYAVWWIRQSILQALAEQSRIVRLPLNRVGSLNKISKTFSELEQKFEREPSPEELAEVLEITSNEVVDTMKISGRHVSVDAPFVQGEENSLLDVLENDLEIKPDQELMNDSLRKEVLRALSTLTQREAEVIMYYFGLNGEQAMTLEEIGEKFNLTRERVRQIKEKAIRRLRQTSRSKALKAYLG; this is encoded by the coding sequence ATGAGACAGCTCAAAATCAGCAAACAGATCACCAATCGTGAGAGTCAGTCACTTGATAAGTATCTTCAAGAGATTGGTAAGGTGGACTTGTTAACTCCCGATGAGGAAGTTACTTTGGCCCAGAAAATCCGCGAGGGAGATCAGCTTTCTTTGGAGCGTTTAACAAAAGCGAACTTACGTTTCGTAGTATCGGTAGCAAAACAGTACCAAAATCAAGGCCTTTCATTAGGTGACTTGATTAATGAAGGTAACTTAGGCTTGATTAAAGCAGCACAGCGATTCGATGAGACAAGGGGTTTTAAGTTTATATCATATGCGGTATGGTGGATCAGACAGTCCATTCTTCAAGCTTTGGCTGAGCAATCTAGAATTGTTCGTTTGCCATTGAACAGAGTAGGTTCTTTGAACAAAATCTCCAAAACTTTTTCAGAGTTGGAGCAAAAGTTCGAAAGAGAGCCATCTCCTGAAGAATTGGCAGAGGTTCTTGAGATTACATCAAACGAGGTTGTGGATACCATGAAAATTTCTGGTCGTCACGTATCCGTTGATGCTCCGTTCGTACAAGGGGAAGAAAACAGCCTTTTGGACGTATTGGAAAATGATCTTGAAATCAAGCCTGATCAAGAGTTGATGAACGATTCTCTTCGTAAAGAAGTACTTCGTGCATTATCTACGCTTACTCAAAGAGAAGCAGAGGTAATCATGTACTATTTCGGATTGAATGGAGAGCAAGCAATGACACTTGAAGAAATTGGAGAGAAATTCAATTTGACAAGAGAGCGTGTTCGCCAAATCAAGGAGAAAGCCATCCGTAGATTGAGACAAACCTCAAGAAGCAAAGCTTTGAAAGCTTACTTAGGATAA
- a CDS encoding 2-succinyl-5-enolpyruvyl-6-hydroxy-3-cyclohexene-1-carboxylate synthase, whose amino-acid sequence MTSIIPFLQLADLCVQKGIKDIIICPGSRNAALTVAFTSNKSLNCKSISDERSAGFIAVGQSISTNKPTVLICTSGTAALNFHPAVAEAYFQNIPLLVITADRPPEWINQHDGQTVFQENCYGKHVKKFFHWLPDQSEASISYAERTSNDAINLADSGPVHINIPIREPFYPENSNLEFSPWKNIQFAKIDHVIPKSEVDLFLQTVRNSKSKLLVVGQNLDKNLGEVAAIFASKYGFTLVGDSISNCEKGIKNQDVILKTIDSKSLESLKPDFLISIGSSLISKSLKLFLRNTKAENHWHIEDEEEIIDPFISITRKVVANPQIILNQLIEIDCSHDANNQWDTFEKEAERRIDNYFDQNSNYSEFQVVNELIKSIPTGSVLHLGNSMSVRYVNSIQKNIPLNTEIHCNRGTSGIEGTLSTAVGHAMQTDKAIYCLLGDVSFQYDKNALWNNYMPSNLKIIILNNGGGIIFQMIKGPKEQDSFNEFFRTQQNHKADLIAKEFGLTYISINKNEDIQKGLSKLNKSTKPTILEIFTDPEINELVYKTLFK is encoded by the coding sequence ATGACCTCAATAATTCCATTCTTACAACTCGCTGACTTATGTGTCCAAAAGGGCATTAAAGATATTATTATTTGTCCAGGAAGCCGAAATGCGGCACTTACAGTAGCCTTTACGAGCAATAAATCACTAAACTGTAAAAGCATTAGTGATGAACGATCGGCTGGTTTTATTGCTGTTGGGCAATCTATTTCAACTAACAAACCGACAGTTTTAATTTGTACTTCAGGAACAGCAGCTTTAAATTTTCATCCTGCAGTTGCTGAAGCTTATTTTCAGAATATTCCCTTATTAGTTATTACTGCAGACAGACCACCAGAATGGATCAATCAGCATGACGGGCAAACCGTTTTTCAAGAAAACTGTTATGGTAAGCACGTAAAGAAGTTCTTCCATTGGCTTCCCGACCAAAGTGAGGCTTCAATAAGCTATGCTGAAAGAACAAGTAATGACGCAATTAACCTTGCAGACAGTGGCCCAGTCCATATTAATATACCAATTAGAGAGCCATTTTACCCAGAAAATTCAAATCTTGAATTCTCGCCTTGGAAAAATATTCAATTTGCAAAAATTGATCATGTCATACCCAAAAGTGAAGTTGACCTCTTTCTACAAACTGTCAGAAACAGTAAGTCAAAACTTCTTGTAGTTGGACAAAATCTAGATAAAAACTTGGGAGAAGTTGCAGCTATTTTTGCTTCTAAATATGGGTTTACCCTTGTTGGTGACAGTATATCTAATTGTGAGAAGGGGATAAAAAACCAAGATGTAATTCTTAAAACAATTGATTCTAAAAGTTTGGAATCTCTAAAACCAGACTTCTTAATTTCAATTGGATCTTCTTTGATTTCGAAATCCCTAAAGTTGTTTCTCCGGAATACCAAGGCTGAAAACCACTGGCATATTGAAGACGAAGAAGAAATTATTGATCCTTTCATATCAATAACACGAAAGGTAGTAGCCAATCCGCAGATTATTTTGAATCAATTAATCGAAATTGATTGCTCACATGATGCTAATAACCAGTGGGATACATTTGAAAAAGAAGCGGAAAGGAGAATTGATAATTATTTCGATCAGAACAGTAATTATTCAGAATTTCAGGTTGTAAATGAGCTTATAAAAAGTATTCCAACCGGTTCTGTTCTTCATTTGGGAAATAGCATGAGTGTGAGATATGTAAATTCAATACAAAAAAACATACCACTAAACACCGAAATCCATTGTAACAGAGGCACAAGTGGGATAGAAGGAACATTAAGCACTGCCGTAGGACACGCTATGCAAACGGATAAGGCCATTTATTGCCTCCTAGGCGATGTTTCGTTTCAGTATGACAAGAATGCCCTTTGGAATAATTATATGCCCTCTAACTTAAAGATTATTATTCTCAATAATGGCGGTGGTATAATTTTCCAAATGATCAAAGGCCCTAAAGAGCAGGATTCTTTTAATGAATTCTTTAGAACTCAGCAAAACCACAAAGCTGATCTTATCGCTAAAGAGTTTGGATTAACATACATTTCAATAAATAAAAATGAAGACATTCAAAAAGGTTTGTCAAAACTCAATAAAAGCACTAAACCAACTATTTTAGAAATATTCACTGACCCTGAAATAAATGAGTTGGTTTATAAAACATTGTTTAAATAA
- a CDS encoding 1-acyl-sn-glycerol-3-phosphate acyltransferase — translation MTELSNYFMSLECELESLEAFDFIQKEIYFDAGETVVSQLERAKFLYFLIEGEVSLSIKLKDEPENLKVGLSSSKFTPIGWSGFKEPYRYATSTTAVTNIKLISIEFENLALTFEKYPNLGTLFLKFVVSKSSILLYETRKMLAQLVPVSQQSFLQLNPFDSIDDNHNPDLDEGLKRSPFFEVFNEDELDFFKSLGILTQVKTGEKYFRQEENADQISFLISGRLALIHAEDKLNQKLDKRIVNNEGYIITIDAFTESETYFDTCVALQSTWVWSINSAKLRANLLQSPALAIKFYKRLLWYTSVSLRSARARLIRVQYDGEISAVKHIIEQHASQLDVLSKIHKIPTLLNHTITINDAFVSLEKLKVNGTSLEKRLANSSLSILSEVLRENDFYNGLAKIYSSIVNAPEVFFPNEVRSLCAESFYSLFEKTGYNLKGIENLPEEPAIYIYNHLENHPYNTLPNSFQLTLDSHFISSVILFKKFQNPGIRVVRVPKGEEYGHQLYYERLGHIPVYTQDSQQLNETDQEKKNRRNEFYITAEEYLNNGTSILLAPEGRSYTTDQSPGEFKAGAFILASKLPKEPLIVPIAVANFDKRLNRTQFSAVIKEPFRLSDRIENVNDREEMNTFLSDLRNSFQNYVKEAQELTNESSWTKML, via the coding sequence ATGACTGAGCTTTCAAATTATTTTATGTCTTTGGAATGTGAATTGGAAAGCTTAGAGGCTTTTGATTTCATTCAGAAAGAAATATATTTTGATGCTGGTGAAACTGTGGTATCACAGTTGGAAAGGGCTAAGTTTCTATATTTTTTAATTGAAGGTGAAGTTTCTCTATCGATCAAATTAAAAGACGAACCTGAAAACTTGAAAGTAGGATTAAGTTCTTCAAAATTTACGCCTATTGGCTGGTCAGGATTTAAGGAACCTTATAGATATGCTACAAGTACTACAGCCGTTACTAATATAAAATTAATAAGTATTGAGTTTGAAAACTTAGCATTAACTTTTGAAAAATATCCAAATCTCGGTACCTTATTTTTAAAATTTGTTGTTTCTAAATCATCAATTTTGCTGTATGAAACACGGAAAATGCTGGCTCAGCTAGTTCCAGTTTCACAGCAAAGTTTTTTGCAATTAAATCCTTTCGACTCAATTGATGACAACCATAATCCAGATCTTGACGAAGGTCTAAAACGATCACCATTTTTTGAAGTTTTTAATGAAGATGAATTAGACTTTTTCAAAAGCTTGGGTATATTAACTCAAGTAAAAACAGGTGAAAAGTATTTTAGGCAAGAAGAAAATGCGGACCAAATTAGCTTTTTGATTAGTGGTAGACTCGCTTTAATTCATGCAGAAGACAAGTTAAATCAAAAACTAGATAAAAGAATTGTAAATAACGAAGGTTACATTATCACTATTGACGCTTTCACCGAGTCTGAAACTTATTTTGATACCTGCGTAGCTTTGCAATCAACTTGGGTATGGTCGATTAATTCTGCAAAACTAAGAGCTAATTTGCTGCAAAGTCCAGCACTTGCTATCAAGTTTTACAAAAGATTGTTATGGTATACGAGTGTAAGCCTTCGCTCTGCTAGAGCAAGGCTTATAAGAGTTCAATACGACGGAGAGATTAGTGCAGTAAAACATATTATAGAGCAACATGCCAGTCAATTAGACGTGTTGTCTAAAATTCATAAAATACCAACATTACTAAATCATACCATAACGATAAATGATGCTTTTGTTTCGTTAGAAAAGTTAAAAGTTAACGGAACATCACTTGAAAAACGACTAGCAAATAGTAGTCTATCAATACTGTCTGAAGTACTTCGTGAAAATGATTTTTATAATGGATTAGCAAAAATATATTCTTCGATAGTTAACGCACCAGAGGTATTTTTTCCAAACGAAGTACGTAGTTTATGTGCAGAATCTTTTTATAGTCTTTTTGAAAAAACGGGATATAACTTAAAAGGAATAGAGAATTTACCCGAAGAACCAGCAATCTATATTTATAATCACCTTGAAAATCACCCTTACAATACGCTTCCAAATAGTTTTCAGTTAACTCTAGACAGTCATTTTATTTCCTCAGTGATTTTATTTAAGAAGTTTCAAAATCCAGGAATTAGAGTGGTTAGAGTACCCAAAGGGGAAGAATATGGTCATCAGTTATATTATGAAAGACTTGGCCATATTCCTGTTTATACTCAGGACTCTCAGCAATTGAATGAAACAGATCAAGAAAAGAAAAACAGGAGAAATGAATTTTACATCACAGCAGAAGAATATCTGAACAACGGTACTAGTATTTTACTCGCACCAGAAGGTAGAAGTTATACAACGGATCAATCTCCGGGAGAATTTAAGGCGGGAGCATTTATACTCGCATCTAAATTGCCCAAGGAACCACTTATTGTGCCTATTGCAGTTGCCAATTTTGATAAAAGACTAAATAGAACTCAATTTTCAGCTGTAATAAAGGAACCATTCAGGCTATCAGATCGAATTGAAAATGTAAATGATAGGGAGGAAATGAATACGTTTTTGAGTGATTTAAGAAATTCATTCCAAAATTATGTAAAAGAAGCTCAAGAGCTAACAAATGAAAGCTCTTGGACCAAAATGTTATAG
- a CDS encoding GDSL-like Lipase/Acylhydrolase family protein, whose product MKALGPKCYRTMYEDFLEEVTALKLNKENEIRKEQVIFYGSSSFRLWETVQVDLSGIDIINLAFGGSNIGACEFYLDFIFENANPSHIVFYCGDNDCIDGFVVEKVVNDFISFFEKVRVKYTNTPFTFVSIKPSPSKAHLLDQIQEVNSRIKTYLSENSDTSFLDVHTEMLNSKGTVRDELYVEDKLHLNKEGYALWTQLFRKYFEL is encoded by the coding sequence ATGAAAGCTCTTGGACCAAAATGTTATAGAACCATGTACGAAGATTTTTTAGAAGAAGTAACAGCCCTTAAACTGAATAAAGAAAACGAAATTCGTAAAGAACAAGTTATATTTTACGGAAGTAGCTCTTTTAGACTGTGGGAAACCGTTCAGGTTGATCTTAGTGGAATCGATATTATTAACCTAGCATTTGGCGGAAGTAATATAGGAGCATGTGAATTTTACCTAGATTTCATTTTTGAAAACGCCAATCCAAGCCATATTGTCTTTTACTGTGGAGATAATGATTGTATTGATGGTTTTGTAGTTGAAAAAGTTGTTAACGACTTTATAAGCTTTTTTGAGAAAGTTCGTGTTAAGTATACCAATACGCCTTTCACCTTTGTGAGTATAAAACCAAGTCCATCAAAGGCTCATTTATTGGATCAAATTCAAGAAGTCAACTCAAGGATAAAAACCTATTTATCGGAAAATTCAGATACATCTTTCCTTGATGTACATACTGAAATGCTCAACTCTAAAGGAACAGTAAGAGATGAGTTATATGTAGAAGATAAGTTACACCTTAACAAAGAAGGGTATGCCTTGTGGACGCAACTCTTTAGAAAGTATTTTGAGTTATAA
- a CDS encoding Tetratricopeptide repeat-containing protein has translation MKVFGIGFICLVLLFSCENKDKAEAAEFFERANYHFKKREYDKALGFYSEAIEKVPDFADAYSNRGIVLQQQGNIDGAIRDFQKAVDLDDSFGQAKINLASALIDKGDLETIPRILKSIEKDYKDSVQFYQVRGKLFLAQENPNEAIPDFQRALSIKGDDVETITNLGYAMYQQKDFENAKKQFVAALKIKENFPFALNNLSATYAQLNEWDKALVYSSKAVSLVPNELAFINTHALNLLENKQIVEGAKYTEQALKLSPNNPYALRNSAILELLSERKSHGADQLIQIEKENPEVEYLYYYLGKAFEKMGDNTKACRYYDSGVFLKDLRSIEASKMCL, from the coding sequence ATGAAAGTATTTGGTATTGGTTTTATATGTTTGGTTCTACTTTTCTCCTGTGAGAACAAAGATAAAGCAGAAGCGGCGGAGTTTTTTGAAAGAGCGAATTATCATTTCAAAAAAAGGGAATACGATAAAGCTTTGGGATTTTATTCTGAGGCGATAGAAAAGGTGCCAGATTTTGCCGATGCTTACAGTAATCGTGGTATTGTACTTCAGCAACAAGGAAATATTGATGGTGCAATTCGAGATTTTCAAAAAGCAGTTGACCTAGATGATTCTTTTGGACAAGCTAAAATAAACTTAGCTTCTGCTTTGATTGATAAGGGCGATTTGGAGACTATACCACGAATCCTAAAATCAATCGAAAAAGACTACAAGGATTCTGTACAGTTTTATCAAGTTCGAGGTAAGCTATTTCTGGCTCAAGAAAATCCCAACGAAGCAATCCCTGACTTCCAAAGAGCATTAAGTATAAAAGGTGATGATGTAGAAACAATCACTAATCTCGGCTACGCCATGTATCAACAAAAGGATTTTGAAAATGCGAAAAAACAATTTGTTGCAGCCTTGAAAATTAAGGAGAACTTCCCATTTGCTTTGAATAATTTGAGTGCGACTTATGCTCAACTTAATGAATGGGACAAAGCATTAGTTTATTCTTCCAAAGCAGTCTCACTTGTGCCTAACGAATTAGCATTTATCAATACCCATGCACTCAATTTACTGGAAAATAAACAAATTGTTGAAGGTGCTAAATATACAGAACAAGCTTTAAAGCTTTCTCCAAATAATCCATACGCATTACGCAATTCAGCCATTCTTGAGTTATTAAGCGAAAGAAAAAGCCATGGAGCAGACCAGTTAATTCAAATTGAAAAAGAAAACCCTGAGGTCGAATACCTTTATTATTACCTCGGTAAGGCTTTTGAAAAAATGGGAGACAACACCAAAGCTTGCCGTTACTATGATAGTGGGGTTTTCCTTAAAGATTTAAGGAGTATAGAGGCTTCTAAAATGTGTTTGTAA
- a CDS encoding hypothetical protein (manually curated), translated as MRFIKEIPNNYCQTSLYSFNNKYIIKFEAGLMEQAFKVSELDVTGQEEVEEMINEEFLKKVIERFKGMQADFEEALFGY; from the coding sequence ATGAGATTTATCAAAGAAATTCCTAATAATTATTGTCAAACTTCGCTCTACAGCTTCAACAACAAATATATCATAAAGTTTGAAGCCGGACTCATGGAGCAAGCCTTTAAAGTCTCAGAATTGGACGTAACAGGTCAAGAAGAGGTGGAAGAAATGATTAACGAAGAATTTCTAAAGAAAGTAATAGAACGCTTTAAGGGAATGCAAGCGGATTTTGAAGAGGCTTTGTTTGGCTATTAA